The genomic stretch AATCCGCTGCGTTGCTGGCACATTCGCTAGGACCGACCGTCCAACCTGCCCACGACCTGGCTGAAGTCGCGGCGGGCGAGGTCTTGTGGGGTGATCCAGAAGGTACACCTGCCGCCCATGTCGGCAACGTACCACCCGAGTGCCAGATCGGTGTCGATGCTCAACAGGCAGATGGCGGGATCGTCCACGGAGCGCGCCTGATGGCAGGCGGGGGCGTGACCGAGCATCTGCGAAAACCGCGGATCGTGCTCGTGGTACCCGTAGAAAGAGGACGCGCAGGCGGCGTAGACGTGATCCGGGATCAGCGCGGCGTGGGCGGGGTCGCCCGCCCACGAACGCATCGTTCCGACGCAGCCCCGGAAGACGAGCCTGGGGCAGTCGTCGAAGCTACTCAGCCACGTGCGCAGCGCCTGCCGGTCATCTTCCGCCACCGGCCGGTGAAGCGGACCCTCGCGTGAGCGGCCGAGCCAGCGTTCCGCCTCGGTGGTCCGCGCTCCCGGCCCCGCCTCACCGGAGTACAGCAGCGGGCGGTCCAGGATCTCGAGGAGGAGATGGTGGACGTAGGCCCAGCGCTCCGGAAAGCTCTGCGGGCCCGACGCGGCGAAGTCGAAGATGGTGCCGCCTGCATCAATGCTTTCCCGCCACGTCATGGGACTGGCTGGCGGGTGTGCGCCGGTGGCCGTGACGAGGGCGGCGGCACGGCGGGCGCCGAGCTGCTCCTCGTACGCGTCGCGCATGTCCGCGCTGATCTCCGTACTTGCCGGGGCGCGGACGAACCGATCCAGGAAGCGTCGCCACCCCCGCTTGTCCGGCTCGCTCGGGTCGGGAAACGCGGTCACTTCGGGAAAGGTGTCGAACCTGAGAGGGACGATGGGCCACGCGGGATGGACGTTGTTCGGCTCGGACGCTGGCCTGTTCGGCGGGGGCAGGTCCGCGGGCGACTGACGCGGCGCGCTCCGAGCCGAGGCGTCGGGCGCGTATAGGACGCGGCAGGCATCGGACGGGGGCTCGGTGTTCCAGGCGTAGGGGTCCCCCCGGCCAAAGAAGAAGAGCACGCCCCGCTCCGGCAGGATCGTGGGGAAGGGGATTTCGGCGCAGTCGATCTCCGCCAAGAAGTGGAGCGGCTTGCCGCTGGAGGTGCGGGGCCACGCGCAGCCTTCGGGGAGCCTGGGAAGCCCGCCGAAATGGCTGTTGGTCGGCGGCCCGGCCTGCGGCGGCCAGGGCTGGTGCAGGAGCACCGCCTCCCGCCGGTAGCGGCGGAACAGCGCATCGGGATCGTTGCCGGCATCCATCCTCTACTCCGCGGCAGCGAGGTGGATCGCGTTATCCGCCCAGCGGATGCGCTCGCTCATCGTCTCCATCCGTCGTCCTGTCTCCATTTCGAACCGCTCCTCCGCCACGCGAGCGGGCGGCCTTTTCCGTGGCAACGCACCTCCGATCGGCCGGTCAGCGCACCATCTCGCGCAGGGACTGCGAGCCCGCGCGGCTGGCCACCACCTCCGAGCCGTCGGCGAAGCGCACGGACAGGCGCCGTTCGTCGTATGGGCGGATGGAGGAGACGTGGTCCAGGTTCACGATGTGCGCCCGGTGCACGCGGCGGAAGCGCGCCGGGTCCAGCCGCCGCTCCAGTTCGTTCAGGCTGATGTCCGCCAGCACTTTCCCGCCCCCGGTGCACAGCATCACGTAGTCGCCCGCGCCGTCGATGCGGTGCACGTCGCGCAGGTTCACGGGCACCATCTCGCCGCCGCGCCGTACGAACAGCCGCTCCAGAAACGGCTCCAGCGCGGGCGACGGAGCCGCTGCAAACAGGATCGGCGAGGGCGCCTGAGCGGTTGCGAGACGGCGCGCCACCCGGTCCACCGCCGCCTGAAAGCGCGTCCATCCAAACGGCTTCACCAGATAATCGTACGCCTCCACCTCGAACGCGCGCAGGGCATACTCCGCGTAGGCCGTCGTGAACACGGGTGCGGGATGATGTGCGGCGCGCTCCAGCACCTCAAGCCCGGTGCACTCCGGCATCTGCACGTCCAGAAACACCACGTCGGGCAGCAACCGGTCGATCAACTCCACCGCCGCCGTCCCGCTCTCCGCCTCGCCCACCAGCACCAGGCGCGGATCGTGTTCGACGAAGCGCAGCAGGCGCTGCCGGGCGAGCGGTTCATCTTCCGCCACCACCGTGCGCAGGATCATTGCTGGCCGACGGTTGCGGAGACGGGCGCGGCCACGGGCAGCGCGATCGCGACGCGGAAGCCGGCGCCCGGCGCCGTGGTGATCCGCATCCACTCGTTGTCACCGTAGCGCGCTTCCAACCGGCCACGCACCAGCCGCAATCCCGCGCCCGGTGCACGCTCCACCTGTTCGAGGATGGCGCCCGGCCCGTCATCCTCCACCCAGAGCAGGAGCAGGTCCCGCTCCCGCGCGGCGCTGACCCGGATGGAGGTGGGCGCCACGCGCGTGGAGGCCGCGTGCTTCACCGCGTTCTCCACCAGCGGCTGCAGCACGAACGAAGGCACTTTGGCCGACAGGGCATCCTCATCCAGCTCGATTTCCGCCACCAAGCGCGCGCCCAGGCGCAGTTGCTCAATCCACAGGTAGTCGCGCACGAGCTGGATTTCCTCGCTGAGCGGAACGTCGTCGGCGGCGCTGCGGCGGACGTCGATGGTACGGTGCAGGAGCGCGCCGAAGCGTTCGATGGCCTCTTCCGCCCGACCGTCGCCTGCGCTCACCAGTTCCAGCAGCGAGTGCAGGGTGTTGAACAGGAAGTGCGGGTTGATCTGCGCTCGAAGTGCCTGCATCTCCGCGCGTGCCCGCAGCGCTTCGGCACGGGCGGCGCGCGCCTCCTGCTCGCGGAGACGGTCATCTACCTGGCCCGCGTACCGCACGGCCACGATGGTCACGTACAGCAGCGCGCCCGCGCCGATCTGCCAGCGAGCCTCGTCAAACGTGAGCACGAACAGCCTAGGGTGCCCCGCCCACAGCGACTCGGCGATCGAGCGCGTGACGACCATCCCGCCCCACCACGCCAGTGCGTAGACAAAGGCGAACAGGGTGTGGATGCCCATCAGCCGGTCGCGCCTGCGGCTGCCCCACGGGAGCCGCTCGCACACGTGCACCACGCCGATCCCCGCCAGCGCGGCGGGAGCGACGTTGTGCAGCATCAACAGAAAGGTCTCCAGCACGGAGCCCCCGCCGGCCATGATGGCGCCGAAGTACGCCATCATCATGGGGAGCCACGCCGCCGCGTACAGGGTCCAGCGGCGCCGGGCGGAGCCGGCGGTCAATGCATGGGTCATGCGGATCAGGGCGCGGGTACGCGCAGGGCGTCGGCGGCGGCGCGGAGGAGCGCGGCGCTGTCGGTGGATGGAACGGCGACGTCGGGTGCCACGCCGTCGCCTTCCACGCGCACGCCGGCTGCGGTGCGAAAGTCCATCGCGGGATACCGAAGCCGCCACCCGGGCGCCACCATCACGTCGGCGGAGGAGAGCATGGCGCCCGCCGTCCGCTCGCCCACGGTGACGGCACCGCGCGTTTCCTTGAGGATCGCGGCCACCGCCTCCGCGGCGCTACCCGTATTCCCGTCAGTGAGGATGGCGATGCGTCCCGTGTACGTGCGCGCGAGGCCGCCGCCCATGTACAGCATGGCCGCGCCCCCGGCGTCATCCACCGCGCCGGCCAGCATGGCGCCGGTCACCGAGCCGTCGCTGGGAAGCACCGGCACCGTCGCGGCGTCCAGCGCGGCCGCGGTGCGCATTCCGCGGCTATCGAACCCGCGGCGGACGACGAAGTAGCCCGCGGGCACGGGCGTGGCGATCAGGTGCTGTCCCAGGCGATAGGCCAGGTCCACCGAGCCGCCCTCGTTGCCGCGCAGGTCGATGACGATGGCCGGCAGCACGGCCATCGCCGCGAACGCGCTGTCCATTCGCGCCACCTCCGGCACCAGTTCATCGCCCGTCGGCCCGAAGTTCTCGATGCGGATGTATCCCATCGAGGGCGACAGAATCCGCCAGCTCACGACGGGGCTGGCTGCGGCCGGCACGCTCGTGCTCGTCGCGGTCGGGGCCGCGAGGCTCGCCGGGGCAGGGGAGGCGACGCGCGGGACGGCGGTAAAGTTCAGGTGCGAGGTGCCGATCGCGCGCAGCATCCCGCTGATGGCGGCGTACGCCTCGCCGTCGGAGCGCGCGGCTGCGATGTGGGGGCGCGCCTCGGCCACGAGCCGGGACCAGTCCGCGCCGTTGTACCCGGGATCGTAGAAGTGCCGTTCCAGCACGCGTACAACACTGTCGAACACCGCCGTCCCGGTCAACGGCGCCAGCGTTTCGCGCGGCAGGCGCACCCCGGACGCAGGGAGGGACGGCTGCCCGGCGCCGCTCCAGCTGCCCCGCAGCGAATCGCCGCGCACGGCCACGTCCAGCGCCCACTCGCGCTCCCACGCCGCCGCGCGCACCACGAACCCCGAACCGGTCAGCGCCGCGGAGGTCGGCACGATGGTCTGCTGCCGCGACATGGCGCGGGGCGTCAGCACGCCGCCGTGCTCATCCACCGACAGCACCACCGAGAACGGCTGCGCCCCCGCCACGCGCACCAGCCAGTTGCCCGTGACCTCGGGCCGCCCCCGCGCGTGTGCGGCGCCCGCCAGCGCGCACGTGAGCAGAAGGGGGATCAGAAGACGGCTGATAGGATTGATCATCGCACGCACGGTTGCGGGAAACGGAACAGCTACGTGCGCCAACGGTGGCCTGTCCCCGCGCCGCGCTCAAGCGTCGCTCGCCCAATCGTCCGCCCGCGCCCCCGAGCGGGCTGTATCAGCGCCGGACGGCGAGTGGAGTCTTCCTGATGCCGGAGCGGACGAGGGATGGTAGATTGGTCGACATGTAGCGCGTGCGGGAACTGCGGCCGCGTTGAGACCCACGATCCTGATCGAAGATGCTGCGGCGTACGCGTGGTGAGCACAAGGCGATCAATTCAGGGGGCTTTGCTGAGCGTGCTTTTCCCCGCAACTGGAGCACGGGTTGCTGCAGTGATCGTACACCGACATTCCCTTGGGCCACCAGATTACTAGATCGCATGATCGCAGCCTGAATATCGCGTTGCAAGCGGGGCAAGCGCGTGGACATCACCTACGGTTTATCAAAGCTCACTGATTCGCCAGAGGACACATGAGTTACCCTGCACGTGTTTTTAGGATCGCAATTGCATCACCGTCTGATGTGGAAGAAGAGCGGGCGACGGTGGTGAAGGCCATCCAAGAATGGAACGATCTTCACTCGGCAGACCGCAAAGCGGTGTTGTTGCCGTTGCGGTGGGAAACACACACAGCGCCCACTTTAGGTGAGCGCCCCCAAGAAACGATCAATCGAGAAGTCATCGATCACGCCGACCTCCTGATCGGCATCTTCTGGACGCGCTTAGGATCACCAACTGGCGAGCATACTAGTGGAACGTTAGAAGAGATTGATCATGCTGGACGGGCGGGAAAGCCCGTCATGCTGTATTTCTCCCGCGCGAGAGTAGATCCGACTTCGATCGACCTCGATCAGCTGCGTGCGCTTCGCGAATACCAATCCGCCACCTATCCGCAGGGCCTGGTAGAGAACTACGCGACCATCGTCGAGTTTCGTGACAAGTTGTCCAGGCAGCTTGAGATGCACGTTCGAAAGCTCATGCTCGCTGCTGCCGAAGGGCAAGTGATTGACGAGGAAGTCGATGAGCGACGGCCTCTTGTCCATGTCGAATTCGCAGACGCCCTGGTGGACGACCTTTTGGGAGAAGAACTCTCTGTTGCTCTCGATCGCGTAGAGTATGAGGTCAAGGCTATTCCCGATTTTCAGGAAGAAAAAAAGAAGCCTAATAGCCTGACTATCACGGTGTTTAGCTCCTCCTCCGCCAACCCAAATTTTTACCGAGAATACGCGCGATATCAAGCGTTCTTGCGCTCCTTTCATCCTCTCCGGCTGGGAGCTCAGAATCTTGGCAACGTAGGTGTCCGTGATGTGCTTCTCGAGGTGTCGCTCTTGGACGGACCGCGGGGGACCAAAATATTGGGATCAGACGAGATCCCTGGCCAGCCGTCCAAGACGATGAACTCTATGTCTACAATCTTCCAATTCAGCCGATCTTCAGCGAGGCGGAGAACCGAAGACTATCACAGCGAACTAGACGTGGGAGCGTTGCAGCCAGGCCGAACAGTCATCGCCGATCGCACTCTATACGTTACTGCAGCAGAATCGGGGGTGATGCGCCTTGCGGTGCTCATCTACGGAGACCGCCTGCCAGCACCGGTGAAGCAAGTTCTAACAATTAGTGTAGATGTCACTACCGTCCCACTTAAGCCAGAAGATCTGGTTCCTGAACTCGCAACAGACCTAAAGTAATGCCGCACACGATCCGCACCGATGCCGGGGGAGGAAATGCCGCAGGGAGAAGATTATGGAGCAGGGAAGGTGAGGAAAGAGCTACATCAAGCCCGTTTCTCGATGCGGGAGCATGAACGTCTGGTTGGCAGAGCACTGTGCTAATAGGGCGCACGGGTTGGCGCTCAATATCTCTAGCCGCCGCAGAGCGAGCGACGAAGTCTTCACTCTGCTGATGCGTTCCTCACGACCGGTATGCACGCCTCGTGCAGGTCACTGCCAACCTCGATCACTGCCTCTGCGACCTGCACGTCTATAGACAGTTCTTCCTCCAGAGCGTGGCGCGCCAGTTCATCTTCGAGTAGGTAATCGCTTCTAGCGCGCCGAAGCAGTCCGACAGCATCTGAGCAGCCATGCCGGTGAGGCTCCTTAGTGTTCATCCCATCCTGCTCGTTGCTTGCGCCTCCGGAAGAGGAATGTCCATCGAGACACCGCCTCGAAGGCCCTCCTGCCTTCCCGGCGGTGCGCGTACGGGCGATGGGCCGAGGCGCGGCTCCCGTTATCCCGCGTTCAGGCGGTGGTCTCGAGCGTCATGATGTCGAGGAGGAAGGAGCCGTCGGGC from Longimicrobium terrae encodes the following:
- a CDS encoding S41 family peptidase, which translates into the protein MINPISRLLIPLLLTCALAGAAHARGRPEVTGNWLVRVAGAQPFSVVLSVDEHGGVLTPRAMSRQQTIVPTSAALTGSGFVVRAAAWEREWALDVAVRGDSLRGSWSGAGQPSLPASGVRLPRETLAPLTGTAVFDSVVRVLERHFYDPGYNGADWSRLVAEARPHIAAARSDGEAYAAISGMLRAIGTSHLNFTAVPRVASPAPASLAAPTATSTSVPAAASPVVSWRILSPSMGYIRIENFGPTGDELVPEVARMDSAFAAMAVLPAIVIDLRGNEGGSVDLAYRLGQHLIATPVPAGYFVVRRGFDSRGMRTAAALDAATVPVLPSDGSVTGAMLAGAVDDAGGAAMLYMGGGLARTYTGRIAILTDGNTGSAAEAVAAILKETRGAVTVGERTAGAMLSSADVMVAPGWRLRYPAMDFRTAAGVRVEGDGVAPDVAVPSTDSAALLRAAADALRVPAP
- a CDS encoding LytR/AlgR family response regulator transcription factor — its product is MILRTVVAEDEPLARQRLLRFVEHDPRLVLVGEAESGTAAVELIDRLLPDVVFLDVQMPECTGLEVLERAAHHPAPVFTTAYAEYALRAFEVEAYDYLVKPFGWTRFQAAVDRVARRLATAQAPSPILFAAAPSPALEPFLERLFVRRGGEMVPVNLRDVHRIDGAGDYVMLCTGGGKVLADISLNELERRLDPARFRRVHRAHIVNLDHVSSIRPYDERRLSVRFADGSEVVASRAGSQSLREMVR
- a CDS encoding DUF1963 domain-containing protein; the protein is MDAGNDPDALFRRYRREAVLLHQPWPPQAGPPTNSHFGGLPRLPEGCAWPRTSSGKPLHFLAEIDCAEIPFPTILPERGVLFFFGRGDPYAWNTEPPSDACRVLYAPDASARSAPRQSPADLPPPNRPASEPNNVHPAWPIVPLRFDTFPEVTAFPDPSEPDKRGWRRFLDRFVRAPASTEISADMRDAYEEQLGARRAAALVTATGAHPPASPMTWRESIDAGGTIFDFAASGPQSFPERWAYVHHLLLEILDRPLLYSGEAGPGARTTEAERWLGRSREGPLHRPVAEDDRQALRTWLSSFDDCPRLVFRGCVGTMRSWAGDPAHAALIPDHVYAACASSFYGYHEHDPRFSQMLGHAPACHQARSVDDPAICLLSIDTDLALGWYVADMGGRCTFWITPQDLARRDFSQVVGRLDGRS
- a CDS encoding sensor histidine kinase, translated to MTHALTAGSARRRWTLYAAAWLPMMMAYFGAIMAGGGSVLETFLLMLHNVAPAALAGIGVVHVCERLPWGSRRRDRLMGIHTLFAFVYALAWWGGMVVTRSIAESLWAGHPRLFVLTFDEARWQIGAGALLYVTIVAVRYAGQVDDRLREQEARAARAEALRARAEMQALRAQINPHFLFNTLHSLLELVSAGDGRAEEAIERFGALLHRTIDVRRSAADDVPLSEEIQLVRDYLWIEQLRLGARLVAEIELDEDALSAKVPSFVLQPLVENAVKHAASTRVAPTSIRVSAARERDLLLLWVEDDGPGAILEQVERAPGAGLRLVRGRLEARYGDNEWMRITTAPGAGFRVAIALPVAAPVSATVGQQ